A window from Streptomyces sp. NBC_00271 encodes these proteins:
- a CDS encoding SpoIIE family protein phosphatase, which produces MDSGTASGTESGTASCTEAGAPHSRGAGDDAVEHTGAGRIPLAVVVVDRDGLVSHWSTGARRQFGVPKEDAVGRPAVDLLPVSGALPEEDEIAPYGAYAAYDGLGPGLESSLGGRFSYPAAGRARLTVPERDRVDVLWWAYPLVGPGPERLLVLVADADALRHEDEEVAIERIAPGFALHTDFPGAEELARGLPEILPSMSVGDGARIVAQVLELGYPVLEFSQNDRVPVTPDWGVPRRAERKARRERAARAAATGELLPQELQDEEGEDLEYVAVRERLEFLNEVSGRIGTSLDLAQTILEVSRAVVPRFTDVAGTYLREQVVAGEGFPDGVPDTTTMWHRVAVEHTDEPGRWDDVVPVGEAMPFPAHTPFFQCMTTGEPVLVPRISEQMGHMIAAQFEKRDIRPLITHRSMLVVPLKARNVVLGFMILLRHPERVEFNDMDRVTGAELAARAGLVLDNARMYTYQESVAETLQDSMLPHIAPRMAGCDIATRYLPGTLLGRVGGDWFDSVKLPGSRTALVVGDVMGHGLNSAAMMGQLRTAVQTMAALDLPPAQLLRNLDDLAQRLGEHYLATCLYAVYDPIAGELQIANAGHIPPVLVRAEDGHSELLDLPTGAPIGVGGVPFEAVRVPVAPGDRLVMCTDGLVEVRGEDIGVGLATLCESAAHPAASMDDACDTIIRALNTRGGRKDDVALLMARLNGIEPEDVAEWRLSLDPVEARRARTVVREQLHDWGLARLADPAESMVSELVTNAVRHAHSRRIELRLVRGDTLLCEVADDDHTLPTLLSASPGDEFGRGLRIVSTLAREWGTSRTSAGKTVWFELTLPRR; this is translated from the coding sequence ATGGACAGCGGCACAGCAAGTGGCACGGAAAGTGGCACCGCGAGTTGCACCGAAGCGGGCGCACCGCACAGCCGCGGAGCTGGGGACGACGCGGTGGAGCACACCGGGGCCGGGCGCATCCCGCTGGCCGTGGTGGTCGTCGACCGCGACGGACTGGTGTCGCACTGGAGCACCGGCGCCCGGCGCCAGTTCGGCGTGCCCAAGGAGGACGCGGTGGGGCGCCCCGCCGTCGACCTGCTCCCCGTCTCCGGCGCGCTCCCCGAAGAGGACGAGATCGCGCCCTACGGGGCGTACGCGGCGTACGACGGACTCGGCCCCGGCCTGGAGTCCTCCCTCGGCGGACGCTTCTCCTACCCGGCCGCCGGACGCGCCCGGCTCACCGTGCCCGAGCGGGACCGCGTGGACGTCCTGTGGTGGGCGTACCCGCTGGTCGGCCCCGGACCGGAGCGGCTGCTCGTGCTCGTCGCCGACGCGGACGCGCTGCGCCACGAGGACGAAGAGGTGGCCATCGAGCGCATCGCGCCCGGCTTCGCGCTGCACACCGACTTCCCCGGCGCCGAGGAACTGGCCCGCGGACTGCCCGAGATCCTGCCCAGCATGAGCGTGGGTGACGGCGCCCGCATCGTCGCCCAGGTCCTCGAACTGGGCTACCCCGTCCTGGAGTTCAGCCAGAACGACCGGGTGCCGGTGACTCCCGACTGGGGCGTGCCCCGGCGCGCCGAACGCAAGGCGCGCCGTGAGCGGGCGGCGCGCGCGGCGGCCACTGGCGAGCTCCTGCCGCAGGAGCTCCAGGACGAGGAGGGCGAGGACCTCGAGTACGTCGCCGTCCGCGAGCGCCTGGAGTTCCTCAACGAGGTCAGCGGGCGCATAGGTACCTCGCTCGACCTCGCGCAGACGATCCTCGAGGTCAGCCGGGCCGTGGTGCCGCGCTTCACGGACGTGGCGGGCACCTATCTGCGCGAACAGGTCGTCGCCGGTGAGGGCTTCCCCGACGGGGTGCCCGACACGACCACCATGTGGCACCGCGTCGCCGTCGAACACACCGACGAGCCGGGCCGCTGGGACGACGTCGTGCCGGTCGGCGAGGCCATGCCGTTCCCCGCGCACACACCGTTCTTCCAGTGCATGACCACCGGCGAACCCGTCCTCGTGCCGCGCATCAGCGAGCAGATGGGGCACATGATCGCCGCGCAGTTCGAGAAGCGCGACATCAGGCCGCTGATCACCCACCGCTCCATGCTGGTCGTGCCCCTGAAGGCCCGCAACGTGGTCCTCGGGTTCATGATCCTGCTGCGCCACCCGGAGCGCGTCGAGTTCAACGACATGGACCGGGTCACCGGCGCCGAACTCGCGGCCCGCGCGGGCCTCGTCCTCGACAACGCGCGCATGTACACCTACCAGGAGAGCGTCGCCGAGACCCTCCAGGACAGCATGCTGCCGCACATCGCGCCCCGCATGGCCGGCTGCGACATCGCCACCCGCTATCTGCCCGGCACCCTGCTGGGACGTGTCGGCGGCGACTGGTTCGACTCGGTGAAACTGCCCGGCTCCCGCACCGCCCTCGTCGTCGGCGACGTGATGGGCCACGGCCTCAACTCGGCCGCGATGATGGGCCAGTTGCGTACGGCGGTGCAGACCATGGCGGCGCTCGACCTGCCGCCCGCCCAACTCCTGCGCAACCTCGACGATCTGGCCCAGCGGCTCGGCGAGCACTACCTCGCGACCTGTCTGTACGCGGTTTACGACCCCATCGCCGGCGAGCTGCAGATCGCCAACGCGGGCCACATCCCGCCCGTCCTGGTCCGTGCCGAGGACGGCCACAGTGAACTGCTCGACCTGCCGACCGGCGCGCCCATAGGGGTCGGCGGCGTGCCCTTCGAGGCGGTACGCGTGCCGGTGGCGCCCGGCGACCGGCTCGTGATGTGCACCGACGGCCTGGTCGAGGTGCGCGGCGAGGACATCGGCGTCGGCCTCGCCACGCTCTGCGAGTCCGCCGCCCACCCGGCCGCGTCCATGGACGACGCCTGCGACACGATCATCCGCGCCCTCAACACCCGTGGCGGCCGCAAGGACGACGTGGCGCTGCTGATGGCCCGACTCAACGGCATCGAACCCGAGGACGTCGCCGAGTGGCGGCTCTCGCTCGACCCGGTCGAGGCCCGCCGTGCCCGCACCGTGGTCCGCGAACAGCTTCACGACTGGGGCCTGGCCCGGCTGGCCGACCCGGCCGAGTCGATGGTCAGCGAACTGGTGACCAACGCCGTACGGCACGCGCACAGCCGCCGGATCGAACTGCGGCTCGTACGCGGCGACACCCTGCTGTGCGAGGTGGCCGACGACGACCACACCCTGCCGACGCTGCTCAGCGCGAGCCCCGGCGACGAGTTCGGCCGCGGTCTGCGTATCGTCAGCACGCTGGCCCGCGAGTGGGGCACGAGCCGCACCAGCGCCGGCAAGACCGTGTGGTTCGAACTGACCCTGCCCAGGCGCTGA
- a CDS encoding class I SAM-dependent methyltransferase, with protein sequence MSVTHRYREAWEGFWREAPDEQGAVFWDADPALTAGVHLALFEPYLSAQDLPVVDLGCGNGTQTRFLADRFRHVVGADLSAAALEHARLADPAGQATYRLLDAAEKTEAQTLHAELGDANVYMRGVLHQCEPDDRQPLVDALATLVGERGRAFLVELSEAARPVLMGLARSSEGPPPKLAPIFRHGIAPGEVSDDAVPDYLRAAGLTVLASGELPLVTTEFTPEGARIELPSKWLVAGRTSG encoded by the coding sequence ATGAGCGTGACACATCGGTACAGGGAAGCCTGGGAGGGCTTCTGGCGCGAGGCCCCCGACGAGCAGGGAGCCGTCTTCTGGGACGCGGACCCCGCACTGACCGCGGGCGTCCACCTCGCCCTCTTCGAGCCGTACCTGTCGGCTCAGGATCTGCCGGTCGTGGACCTGGGCTGCGGCAACGGCACCCAGACCCGCTTCCTGGCCGATCGCTTCCGGCATGTGGTCGGCGCCGACCTCTCGGCCGCCGCTCTCGAGCACGCCCGCCTCGCCGATCCGGCGGGCCAGGCGACGTACCGGCTGCTCGACGCGGCCGAGAAGACCGAGGCGCAGACCCTGCACGCGGAGCTGGGCGACGCCAACGTCTATATGCGGGGCGTGCTCCACCAGTGCGAGCCGGACGACCGCCAGCCGCTGGTGGACGCCCTCGCCACCCTGGTGGGGGAGCGCGGCCGGGCCTTTCTCGTCGAACTCTCCGAAGCCGCCCGGCCGGTCCTGATGGGCCTGGCCCGGAGCTCCGAGGGACCGCCGCCCAAACTGGCCCCCATCTTCCGGCACGGCATCGCGCCCGGCGAGGTGTCCGACGACGCGGTCCCCGACTACCTTCGCGCGGCGGGCCTCACCGTCCTCGCGAGCGGCGAACTCCCTCTCGTGACCACCGAGTTCACGCCTGAGGGTGCGCGGATCGAGCTGCCGTCGAAGTGGCTGGTGGCAGGACGCACGTCCGGCTGA
- a CDS encoding helix-turn-helix domain-containing protein, with the protein MANALQQIIRDRLDREGWSYGEVARRGGIPRSTVHHLATAERVVRMPQPSTLEGLSKGLGLSLDTVRRAAAEACGIHVYAADAPPAEGAPGAPADPEVDLLIASVQQLSADDRRHVAALVQSLLGRDARRG; encoded by the coding sequence GTGGCCAACGCACTGCAGCAGATCATCAGAGATCGCCTCGACCGCGAAGGCTGGTCCTACGGCGAAGTGGCACGTCGGGGCGGCATTCCGCGCTCCACCGTCCACCACTTGGCCACGGCCGAGCGCGTGGTGCGCATGCCCCAGCCCAGCACGCTGGAAGGGCTGTCCAAGGGGCTTGGACTGTCGTTGGACACCGTGCGGCGGGCCGCCGCGGAGGCGTGCGGCATTCATGTCTACGCGGCCGACGCCCCGCCCGCCGAAGGCGCGCCCGGCGCGCCGGCCGACCCCGAGGTCGACCTGCTCATCGCCAGCGTCCAGCAACTCTCGGCCGACGACCGCCGCCATGTCGCCGCCCTGGTCCAGTCCTTGCTGGGCCGCGACGCACGACGCGGCTAG
- a CDS encoding M55 family metallopeptidase, whose translation MKILISADMEGATGVTWPADVLPGTPQWERCRPMFTSDVNAAVLGFFDGGADEVLINEAHWSMRNLLLEQLDDRAEMITGRHKTLSMVEGVQHGDVDGIAFVGYHTGAGTEGVLAHTYLPNSITGVWVNDVRASEGLLNSHVVAEYGVPVVLVTGDDLTCEDALGYAPEALKVAVKDHVSRYTAVCRTPTRTAADIRAAAKAAAALAVRQEPLACGPFTVELEFDAEHLSMAATVVPGVRRVGERKVVYTSDTMYEGIRTFKAVTTIVSAAVEEQYG comes from the coding sequence GTGAAGATCCTCATCAGCGCCGACATGGAGGGCGCCACCGGGGTGACCTGGCCCGCCGACGTGTTGCCGGGGACCCCGCAGTGGGAGCGCTGCCGGCCGATGTTCACCTCGGACGTCAACGCCGCCGTCCTCGGCTTCTTCGACGGCGGCGCCGACGAGGTACTGATCAACGAGGCCCACTGGTCCATGCGCAATCTGTTGCTGGAGCAGCTCGACGACCGGGCCGAGATGATCACCGGACGCCACAAGACACTGTCCATGGTGGAGGGCGTCCAGCACGGAGACGTCGACGGGATCGCGTTCGTCGGCTACCACACGGGCGCCGGCACGGAGGGCGTGCTCGCCCACACCTACCTCCCCAACTCGATCACCGGCGTGTGGGTGAACGACGTACGGGCCAGCGAGGGACTGCTCAACTCCCACGTCGTCGCCGAGTACGGGGTGCCCGTCGTGCTCGTCACCGGCGACGACCTGACCTGCGAGGACGCGCTCGGGTACGCGCCGGAGGCACTCAAGGTCGCCGTCAAGGACCATGTGTCGCGGTACACGGCGGTCTGCCGCACACCGACCAGGACTGCCGCCGACATCCGGGCCGCGGCCAAGGCGGCGGCAGCCCTGGCGGTGCGCCAAGAACCGCTGGCGTGCGGCCCGTTCACGGTGGAACTCGAATTCGACGCCGAACACCTGTCGATGGCGGCCACCGTCGTGCCGGGCGTGCGGCGCGTCGGAGAGCGCAAGGTGGTGTACACCAGCGACACCATGTACGAGGGCATTCGCACCTTCAAGGCGGTCACCACGATCGTCTCGGCCGCGGTGGAGGAGCAGTATGGCTGA
- a CDS encoding M20/M25/M40 family metallo-hydrolase yields MNEWAVDARATGERATHERAVDEQALDEVVRFTSDLIRFDTTNRGGGDCQERPAAEYAAARLAEAGLEPTLLERTKGRTNVVARLEGTDPSADALLVHGHLDVVPAQADDWSVHPFSGEIRDGVVWGRGAVDMKNMDAMILAVVRLWSRLGVRPRRDLVIAFTADEEASAQDGSGFLADRHPELFEGCTEGVSESGAFTFHDGAGRELYPIAAGERGTGWLKLTARGRAGHGSKVNRANAVTRLAGAIARIGAYEWPLRLTPTVRAALTELATLYGVDADLDDVDGLLDKLGPAAALVEATVRNSANPTMLSAGYKVNVIPGEAVAHVDGRYLPGGEEEFRTTLDQLTGPDVEWEFDHHEVALQSPVDSPTYAKMRAAVEEFAPEGHVVPYCMSGGTDAKQFSRLGITGYGFAPLKLPEGFDYQALFHGVDERVPVEALHFGVRVLDRFLRTA; encoded by the coding sequence ATGAACGAGTGGGCTGTGGACGCACGGGCCACGGGCGAACGGGCCACGCACGAACGGGCCGTGGACGAGCAGGCGTTGGACGAGGTCGTACGGTTCACCTCCGATCTCATCCGCTTCGACACCACCAACCGGGGCGGCGGCGACTGCCAGGAGCGCCCCGCCGCCGAGTACGCCGCCGCGCGCCTCGCCGAAGCGGGCCTCGAACCCACACTGCTGGAGCGCACCAAGGGCCGTACGAACGTCGTCGCCCGTCTCGAAGGCACCGACCCGTCCGCCGACGCGCTGCTCGTCCACGGTCACCTCGACGTGGTGCCCGCGCAGGCCGACGACTGGAGCGTGCACCCGTTCTCCGGGGAGATCCGCGACGGGGTTGTGTGGGGCCGTGGCGCGGTAGACATGAAGAACATGGACGCGATGATCCTTGCGGTCGTACGCCTGTGGTCGCGCCTCGGCGTCAGGCCCCGGCGCGACCTGGTGATCGCGTTCACGGCCGACGAGGAGGCGAGCGCGCAGGACGGCTCCGGGTTCCTCGCCGACCGGCATCCGGAGTTGTTCGAGGGCTGTACCGAGGGCGTCAGCGAGTCCGGGGCGTTCACCTTCCACGACGGCGCGGGCCGGGAGCTGTACCCGATCGCGGCGGGGGAGCGCGGCACCGGCTGGCTCAAGCTCACCGCGCGCGGGCGGGCGGGCCACGGCTCCAAGGTGAACCGGGCGAACGCGGTGACCCGGCTGGCCGGGGCGATCGCGCGGATCGGTGCGTACGAGTGGCCCCTCAGGCTCACTCCGACCGTCCGCGCCGCTCTCACCGAACTCGCCACGCTGTACGGCGTCGACGCGGACCTGGACGACGTCGACGGGCTCCTCGACAAGCTCGGGCCCGCCGCCGCGCTCGTCGAGGCGACGGTCCGCAACAGCGCCAACCCGACCATGCTCAGCGCCGGTTACAAGGTCAACGTGATTCCGGGGGAGGCCGTCGCCCACGTGGACGGCCGCTATCTGCCGGGCGGCGAGGAGGAGTTCCGCACGACCCTCGACCAGCTCACCGGACCGGACGTGGAGTGGGAGTTCGACCACCACGAAGTGGCCCTCCAGTCGCCGGTGGACTCGCCGACGTACGCCAAGATGCGTGCCGCCGTCGAGGAGTTCGCGCCGGAGGGGCACGTGGTGCCGTACTGCATGTCGGGCGGTACGGACGCCAAGCAGTTCTCGCGCCTCGGCATCACCGGCTACGGCTTCGCCCCGCTCAAGCTCCCCGAGGGCTTCGACTACCAGGCCCTCTTCCACGGAGTCGACGAACGCGTTCCCGTAGAGGCGCTGCACTTCGGTGTCCGCGTCCTCGACCGCTTCCTGCGTACGGCCTAG
- a CDS encoding prolyl oligopeptidase family serine peptidase, which translates to MQNLAYGSWPSPIDAALAAAHDGLPEFVGFVGDEAWWTEPRPAEGGRRTLVRRRVDGTEEPVLPAPWNVRSRVIEYGGQPWAGEMRPEGPFVVFVNFADQRLYAYAPDAPDARPRPLTPVSPVGGGLRWVDPQLRPELGEVWCVLEEFTGDGPTDVRRVVAAVPLDGSAAQDRDAVRELSDGSHRFVTGPRLSPDGAQAAWLAWDHPRMPWDGTELILADVTEHGTLRGARPVAGGPEESIAQADWTPDGTLLYASDRTGWWNLYRLGEDTPVCPREEEFGGPLWKIGYRWFAPLENGLVAVVHGRGATALGILDPETGEVVDAAGPWTEFTPTLAVHGSRIVGVAASPRSAYEVVELDARTGRARVIGAGHADPVDPAHYPEPQIRTFTGPAGREVHAHIYPPHHPDHVAPGDELPPYVVWAHGGPTGRAPLVLDLEIAYFTSRGIGVAEVNYGGSAGHGREYRNRLREQWGVVDVEDCAAVALALAEEGTADRRRLAIRGGSAGGWTAAASLTSTDVYACGTILYPVLDLGEWGSGETHDFESQYLETLIGPIAEVPGRYVERSPTERADRIAAPFLLLQGLDDVICPPAQCERFLARLARSTGRRVPHAYLTFEGEGHGFRRADTMVRALEAELSLYAQVFGLRPPGIPTLRLTAQEEPVAAPTGSAPPIVESTQ; encoded by the coding sequence ATGCAGAACCTGGCGTACGGATCGTGGCCCTCGCCCATCGACGCGGCGCTCGCCGCCGCGCACGACGGGCTTCCCGAGTTCGTCGGCTTCGTCGGCGACGAGGCGTGGTGGACCGAGCCCCGGCCCGCGGAGGGCGGACGGCGCACGCTCGTACGCCGACGGGTCGACGGCACGGAGGAGCCGGTACTGCCGGCCCCCTGGAACGTGCGCAGCCGGGTCATCGAGTACGGCGGACAGCCCTGGGCCGGCGAGATGCGCCCCGAGGGGCCGTTCGTGGTGTTCGTGAACTTCGCCGACCAGCGACTCTACGCGTACGCGCCCGACGCCCCGGATGCGCGGCCCCGCCCGTTGACCCCCGTGTCCCCGGTGGGCGGCGGACTGCGCTGGGTGGACCCTCAGTTGCGCCCCGAACTGGGCGAAGTGTGGTGTGTGCTGGAGGAGTTCACCGGGGACGGACCCACCGACGTACGACGGGTCGTGGCCGCGGTGCCGCTCGACGGGTCGGCGGCGCAGGACCGCGACGCGGTGCGCGAACTCAGCGACGGCAGCCACCGGTTCGTCACAGGACCCCGGCTCTCGCCCGACGGCGCGCAGGCGGCGTGGCTCGCCTGGGACCACCCGCGCATGCCCTGGGACGGCACCGAACTGATCCTCGCCGACGTCACCGAGCACGGCACCCTGCGCGGCGCGCGGCCCGTCGCGGGCGGACCGGAGGAGTCGATCGCCCAGGCGGACTGGACCCCCGACGGCACCCTCCTGTACGCCAGTGACCGCACCGGCTGGTGGAACCTCTACCGGCTCGGGGAGGACACGCCGGTCTGCCCCCGGGAGGAGGAGTTCGGCGGGCCGCTGTGGAAGATCGGGTACCGCTGGTTCGCGCCGCTGGAGAACGGGCTCGTCGCCGTCGTGCACGGCCGGGGCGCCACCGCGCTCGGGATACTCGACCCGGAGACCGGCGAGGTCGTCGACGCGGCCGGCCCCTGGACCGAGTTCACCCCGACACTCGCGGTCCACGGCAGCCGGATCGTGGGCGTCGCCGCCAGCCCCCGCAGCGCGTACGAGGTCGTCGAACTGGACGCCCGCACCGGCCGCGCCCGGGTGATCGGCGCCGGCCACGCCGACCCGGTGGACCCCGCGCACTACCCGGAGCCGCAGATCCGCACCTTCACCGGCCCCGCCGGGCGCGAGGTCCACGCCCACATCTACCCGCCGCACCACCCCGACCACGTGGCACCCGGCGACGAACTGCCGCCCTACGTCGTGTGGGCGCACGGCGGACCCACCGGTCGGGCGCCCCTCGTCCTCGACCTGGAGATCGCCTACTTCACCTCGCGCGGCATCGGCGTCGCCGAGGTCAACTACGGGGGATCGGCGGGGCACGGGCGGGAGTACCGCAACCGGCTGCGCGAGCAGTGGGGCGTCGTCGACGTCGAGGACTGCGCGGCCGTCGCGCTCGCCCTCGCCGAGGAGGGCACCGCCGACCGGCGCCGGCTCGCCATCCGCGGCGGCAGCGCGGGCGGCTGGACCGCCGCCGCCTCCCTGACCAGCACCGACGTCTACGCCTGCGGCACGATCCTCTATCCGGTCCTCGACCTCGGCGAATGGGGCTCGGGGGAGACCCACGACTTCGAGTCGCAGTACCTGGAGACGCTGATCGGGCCGATCGCCGAGGTGCCCGGCCGCTACGTGGAACGCTCGCCCACCGAGCGCGCCGACCGCATCGCCGCGCCCTTCCTCCTCCTCCAGGGGCTGGACGACGTCATCTGTCCGCCCGCGCAGTGCGAACGGTTCCTGGCCAGGCTGGCCCGGTCGACCGGGCGACGCGTACCGCACGCCTACCTCACCTTCGAGGGAGAGGGGCACGGGTTCCGGCGGGCCGACACCATGGTGCGGGCCCTGGAGGCCGAACTCTCCCTGTACGCCCAGGTCTTCGGCCTGCGTCCGCCCGGCATCCCCACCCTGCGTCTCACCGCCCAGGAAGAGCCCGTCGCGGCGCCGACGGGATCCGCCCCACCGATCGTGGAGTCCACCCAGTGA
- a CDS encoding S66 peptidase family protein, whose amino-acid sequence MKALTRPARLAPGARVAVVAPSGPVVEERLAAGLDILRGWDLDPVVAPHVLDRHPEFSYLAGTDADRAADFQAAWCDPDVAAVLCARGGYGVQRMVDLLDWDAIRAADPKVLLGFSDITALHEAFANRAGLATLHGPMVAAVDFVKNARAQEHLRATLFEPETVRVIESGGDAAPLVPGRASGVLLGGCLSMLAADLGTPHARTSARGGLLCLEDVGEETYRLDRALTQLLRAGWLDGVTGILLGSWARCSPYEHVRTLLTDRLGGLGVPVVEEFGFGHGEGALTIPFGVRAELDADAGTLTLEEPALT is encoded by the coding sequence GTGAAAGCCCTGACCCGTCCCGCCCGTCTCGCCCCCGGGGCCCGCGTCGCCGTCGTCGCTCCCAGCGGGCCCGTGGTCGAGGAACGGCTGGCCGCGGGCCTCGACATCCTGCGCGGCTGGGACCTCGACCCCGTCGTGGCACCACATGTCCTGGACCGGCACCCCGAGTTCAGCTACCTCGCGGGCACCGACGCCGACCGGGCCGCCGACTTCCAGGCCGCCTGGTGCGACCCGGACGTGGCCGCGGTGCTCTGCGCCCGCGGCGGCTACGGCGTCCAGCGCATGGTCGACCTCCTCGACTGGGACGCGATACGGGCCGCCGACCCCAAGGTGCTCCTCGGCTTCAGCGACATCACGGCACTGCACGAGGCGTTCGCCAACCGGGCGGGGCTGGCGACGCTGCACGGGCCGATGGTCGCCGCCGTCGACTTCGTCAAGAACGCGCGGGCACAGGAACACCTGCGCGCGACGCTCTTCGAACCGGAGACGGTACGGGTGATCGAATCCGGCGGGGACGCGGCACCGCTCGTGCCCGGCCGCGCCTCGGGTGTCCTGCTCGGCGGATGCCTGAGTATGCTCGCCGCCGACCTGGGCACCCCGCACGCCCGGACCTCCGCGCGCGGCGGCCTGCTCTGCCTGGAGGACGTGGGCGAGGAGACGTACCGCCTGGACCGGGCGCTCACCCAACTCCTGCGGGCCGGCTGGCTGGACGGGGTCACCGGGATCCTGCTCGGCTCCTGGGCGCGCTGCTCGCCGTACGAGCACGTGCGGACGCTGCTCACCGACCGGCTCGGCGGGCTCGGGGTGCCGGTCGTCGAGGAGTTCGGATTCGGGCACGGCGAGGGCGCGTTGACGATTCCCTTCGGGGTACGGGCCGAACTCGACGCGGACGCGGGGACCCTGACGCTGGAGGAGCCGGCGCTCACCTAG
- a CDS encoding GNAT family N-acetyltransferase, whose protein sequence is MPENASVYLAEGPRVGIRHFTHEDGPEFTARARESKALHQPWLFPPRSVDAYAAYAGRLIEDRTKAGFLVCERDNGAIAGFININNIVEGGFLCGALGYGAFAHATGRGLMAEGLGLVVRYAFGAMGLHRLEINVQPRNAASIALARRCGFRLEGFSPDFIYIDGAWRDHERWAITSEMLPPS, encoded by the coding sequence ATGCCTGAGAACGCCTCCGTCTATCTTGCCGAGGGCCCCCGCGTCGGCATCCGGCACTTCACCCACGAGGACGGTCCCGAGTTCACCGCACGGGCCCGGGAGAGCAAGGCGCTGCACCAGCCCTGGCTCTTCCCGCCCCGTAGCGTCGACGCCTACGCCGCCTACGCGGGGCGGCTCATCGAGGACCGTACGAAGGCCGGGTTCCTGGTCTGCGAACGGGACAACGGGGCCATCGCCGGCTTCATCAACATCAACAACATCGTCGAGGGCGGTTTCCTGTGCGGGGCGCTGGGCTACGGCGCCTTCGCACACGCCACGGGGCGCGGGCTGATGGCCGAGGGACTCGGGCTCGTGGTCCGGTACGCCTTCGGGGCGATGGGGCTGCACCGGCTGGAGATCAACGTCCAGCCCCGGAACGCGGCCTCGATCGCCCTCGCCCGGCGCTGCGGATTCCGGCTCGAGGGGTTCTCGCCGGACTTCATCTACATCGACGGGGCGTGGCGCGACCACGAGCGATGGGCGATCACCTCGGAGATGCTCCCGCCGAGCTGA
- a CDS encoding NmrA family NAD(P)-binding protein: protein MDASNLVLIAGAGGVGRTVLEQLRAQGVPVRVMVRRDDDRAGGLRALGAEVVIGDLTRPETVAAALEGVGRMYFAMPVSPDHLLAATVVASVAREYGKLDALVGLSQLTVSQMTATSTEESHQQRLHWLAEQVLNWSGLPVVHIRPTAFLDTPLFTSLAARSIRQNGTLALPFGTGRTSPVAVEDVARVVATVLRDPAPHVGQVYELTGPRSVDMKELAGEFSRALGRPVTYVDVPPERWEAELPKLGMPPHLEQHVAVMGRLHRENRYDRTADGVERVTGVPAQTIEAFVAARRDFYLG, encoded by the coding sequence ATGGATGCCAGCAACCTTGTTCTCATCGCCGGCGCCGGTGGCGTGGGCCGCACGGTCCTCGAGCAACTGCGCGCACAGGGCGTACCGGTGCGCGTGATGGTCCGCCGCGACGACGATCGTGCCGGCGGGCTGCGCGCACTCGGCGCGGAGGTCGTCATCGGCGATCTGACCCGACCCGAGACCGTCGCCGCCGCGCTGGAGGGTGTCGGGCGGATGTACTTCGCGATGCCCGTGTCGCCGGACCACCTGCTGGCGGCAACCGTGGTGGCCTCCGTCGCGAGGGAGTACGGGAAGCTGGACGCCCTGGTCGGGCTGTCCCAGCTGACGGTGTCGCAGATGACCGCCACCAGCACCGAGGAGTCGCACCAGCAGCGGCTGCACTGGCTGGCGGAGCAGGTACTGAACTGGTCCGGCCTGCCCGTGGTGCACATCCGGCCGACGGCGTTCCTGGACACTCCGCTGTTCACCTCGCTGGCGGCGCGGTCGATCCGGCAGAACGGCACGCTCGCGCTGCCGTTCGGCACCGGGCGCACGTCGCCGGTCGCCGTGGAGGACGTCGCCCGGGTGGTCGCCACCGTGCTCCGGGACCCGGCTCCGCACGTCGGGCAGGTCTACGAGCTGACCGGACCCCGCTCGGTCGACATGAAGGAGCTGGCCGGGGAGTTCTCGCGGGCGCTGGGACGACCGGTGACCTACGTGGACGTGCCCCCGGAGAGGTGGGAGGCCGAGCTCCCGAAGCTGGGGATGCCGCCGCACCTCGAACAGCACGTCGCCGTCATGGGCCGACTGCACCGTGAGAACCGCTACGACCGCACCGCCGACGGCGTCGAACGGGTGACGGGCGTACCCGCCCAGACGATCGAGGCGTTCGTGGCCGCCCGCAGGGACTTCTACCTGGGCTGA